One genomic window of Halovivax cerinus includes the following:
- a CDS encoding ABC transporter permease: protein MSWTLIAQKEIGDLRRNRQLYGMVVLFGAMFGLLGYIHANSVNDGFGSPNELIMLIGMLGTYIIPAVALMLSYETIVKRRHNGQLELLLGFPHHRRDLVLGGYVGRFLVVATVIVAGLWACGMVVVLMGATVPGAAYMTFLFVSLALALAYTAAGIAISASVRSPSWASVATFSVYLMFVLAWRIVPSGLAYLLNGFEQPATSPWWTEYVLTLSPNLAVEEIFVRTLPESTAESIALAGSGSGIEFAAIVLLAWIVLLPLVGYLRFDRTDL from the coding sequence ATGAGCTGGACGCTGATCGCCCAGAAGGAGATCGGCGACCTCCGGCGGAACCGCCAGCTCTACGGAATGGTCGTCCTGTTCGGTGCGATGTTCGGCCTGCTCGGCTACATCCACGCGAACTCGGTGAACGATGGATTCGGCTCACCGAACGAGTTGATCATGCTGATCGGAATGCTCGGCACGTACATCATTCCAGCCGTCGCGCTCATGCTCTCCTACGAGACCATCGTCAAGCGCCGGCACAACGGCCAGCTGGAACTCCTGCTTGGATTTCCCCACCACCGTCGAGACCTCGTCCTCGGCGGGTACGTGGGCCGATTTCTGGTCGTCGCGACAGTGATCGTCGCCGGCCTCTGGGCCTGTGGAATGGTCGTCGTCCTCATGGGAGCGACGGTTCCCGGAGCGGCGTACATGACGTTCCTGTTCGTCTCGCTCGCGCTCGCACTGGCCTACACGGCCGCCGGGATCGCCATCTCGGCGAGCGTTCGCTCGCCATCGTGGGCCTCGGTCGCCACCTTCAGCGTCTACCTCATGTTCGTCCTCGCCTGGCGAATCGTTCCCTCGGGCCTCGCGTACCTGCTAAATGGGTTCGAGCAGCCAGCCACCTCGCCGTGGTGGACGGAGTACGTCCTGACGCTGTCGCCGAACCTGGCCGTCGAAGAGATCTTCGTCCGGACGCTTCCCGAATCGACCGCCGAGTCGATCGCGCTCGCTGGGAGCGGTTCTGGCATCGAATTCGCCGCGATCGTCCTGCTGGCCTGGATCGTCCTGCTTCCCCTCGTCGGCTACCTGCGCTTCGACCGAACCGACCTCTAG
- a CDS encoding ABC transporter ATP-binding protein, producing MAAIQLSGVTKTYGDVAALRGIDLTVERGEVFGFLGPNGAGKSTTIDILLRYTHPTDGHVEVLGHDVATEPVAVRRETGVLPEGFAPFETMTGRQHVEYAIEANAADDDPDELLERVDVAHAADRLATGYSKGMAQRLTLATALVGDPDLLILDEPSTGLDPHGVRTMREIVREECDRGATVFFSSHILEQVEAVADRVGILSDGQLLTVDTIDGLRDGVGATGTLTVTLDPDATKPTEPTGRPGGTATAEATGTPSETVGPSTSGSSRRATADPGQRSVAEPGAVVESIDGVDAVSRRGDELVVTCRREAKLGVLDELRDAGLVIRDFTTEETSLEDLFVSYTEGER from the coding sequence ATGGCCGCCATCCAACTCAGCGGCGTCACGAAGACCTACGGTGACGTCGCCGCCCTCCGCGGCATCGACCTCACCGTCGAGCGCGGCGAGGTCTTCGGCTTCCTCGGCCCGAACGGGGCCGGCAAGTCGACGACGATCGATATCCTCCTGCGCTATACGCACCCGACCGACGGCCACGTCGAGGTCCTCGGCCACGACGTGGCGACCGAACCCGTCGCCGTCCGACGCGAGACCGGCGTTCTCCCCGAGGGCTTTGCCCCCTTCGAGACGATGACCGGACGCCAGCACGTCGAGTACGCCATCGAGGCGAACGCGGCCGACGACGATCCCGACGAGTTGCTCGAACGCGTCGACGTGGCCCACGCCGCCGATCGCCTGGCGACGGGTTACTCGAAGGGGATGGCCCAGCGGCTCACCCTCGCGACGGCGCTCGTCGGCGACCCTGACCTGCTCATCCTCGACGAACCGTCGACGGGACTCGATCCGCACGGCGTCCGGACGATGCGCGAGATCGTTCGCGAGGAGTGCGACCGGGGCGCGACGGTGTTCTTCTCGAGTCACATCCTAGAACAGGTCGAGGCGGTCGCCGACCGCGTCGGAATCTTGAGCGACGGCCAACTGCTCACCGTCGACACGATCGACGGCCTTCGGGACGGCGTCGGCGCAACGGGCACACTGACCGTGACGCTCGATCCTGATGCGACCAAACCGACCGAACCAACCGGACGCCCCGGTGGCACCGCGACGGCGGAGGCGACTGGAACTCCCAGTGAGACTGTCGGGCCGTCGACCTCGGGGTCGAGCCGACGAGCGACCGCGGATCCGGGCCAGCGATCCGTCGCCGAACCAGGCGCCGTCGTCGAGTCGATCGACGGAGTCGACGCCGTCAGCCGGCGCGGAGACGAACTGGTCGTCACCTGCCGCCGCGAGGCGAAGCTGGGCGTCCTCGACGAACTGCGTGACGCCGGCCTGGTGATCCGCGACTTCACCACCGAGGAGACGTCGCTCGAAGATCTCTTCGTCTCCTACACGGAGGGTGAGCGATGA
- a CDS encoding RNB domain-containing ribonuclease encodes MSDDEPVGGETPAADDAEKAAADEVDDAATADDGTAETDEAADAQAEAGTAEGQGPVLIDEELARHLDNKREELFEKFEIRDEFPEAVRQEAEELTGDVQDDIDEAIDDRRDLRDLPTWTTDPIDAQDFDDAISVEEREEEYVLWVHIADVTHYVNPETAMWDEAVERGNTVYLPGYTIHMLPPILAESVCSLVPNEERFAHTVEMHLDKEHLGYESIDIYKSVIESDERLTYSQAENRLDDPDAPLHEENALVYELADQMHEQRKEDGSLVLNPSRDRAHTIIEECMLKANKAVTHTLMWDRGVEAMYRVHPQPSPDEWSKALQEIQELDGVSIPGDKWDDPRKAVNATLEEAPGRQLDKIQWAVMKVMPRAKYMNDPFGGHHALNFEIYGHFTSPIRRLSDLINHWIVYQNDVPENLVALCDRASDKQKDAEQCEREYKQFLQEVGLDPMAVNNRGIEVVDSADAETTI; translated from the coding sequence ATGAGCGACGACGAACCGGTCGGCGGGGAGACGCCGGCCGCAGACGACGCCGAGAAAGCGGCCGCCGACGAAGTCGACGACGCGGCGACCGCGGACGACGGGACGGCCGAGACCGACGAGGCGGCCGACGCCCAGGCCGAAGCCGGCACGGCCGAGGGGCAGGGTCCCGTCCTGATCGACGAGGAGCTGGCCCGTCACCTGGATAACAAACGGGAGGAACTCTTCGAGAAGTTCGAGATCCGCGACGAGTTCCCCGAGGCGGTCAGACAGGAGGCCGAGGAACTGACGGGTGACGTCCAGGACGACATCGACGAAGCGATCGACGACCGGCGGGACCTGCGCGACCTGCCGACGTGGACGACGGACCCGATCGACGCCCAGGACTTCGACGACGCCATCTCCGTCGAAGAGCGCGAGGAGGAGTACGTGCTCTGGGTGCACATCGCGGACGTCACACACTACGTCAATCCCGAGACGGCGATGTGGGACGAAGCCGTCGAGCGCGGGAACACGGTCTATCTGCCGGGCTACACCATCCACATGCTACCGCCGATCCTCGCCGAATCGGTCTGCTCGCTCGTTCCCAACGAGGAGCGCTTCGCCCACACGGTCGAGATGCACCTGGACAAGGAGCATCTGGGCTACGAGTCGATCGACATCTACAAGTCCGTCATCGAGTCCGACGAGCGCCTCACCTACAGTCAGGCCGAGAACAGACTCGACGACCCGGACGCCCCGTTGCACGAGGAGAACGCGCTCGTCTACGAACTCGCCGACCAGATGCACGAACAGCGCAAGGAGGACGGTTCACTCGTCCTCAACCCCTCTCGCGATCGGGCCCACACCATCATCGAGGAGTGCATGCTGAAGGCCAACAAGGCCGTCACGCACACGCTCATGTGGGATCGCGGCGTGGAAGCGATGTACCGCGTCCACCCACAGCCGAGCCCCGACGAATGGTCGAAGGCGCTCCAGGAGATCCAGGAATTAGACGGCGTCTCGATCCCCGGCGACAAGTGGGACGACCCGCGAAAGGCCGTCAACGCCACTCTGGAGGAAGCGCCCGGCCGCCAGCTCGACAAGATCCAGTGGGCCGTGATGAAGGTGATGCCCCGCGCGAAGTACATGAACGACCCCTTCGGCGGCCACCACGCGCTCAATTTCGAGATCTACGGCCACTTCACCAGCCCCATCCGCCGACTCTCTGACCTGATCAACCACTGGATCGTCTACCAGAACGACGTTCCGGAGAACCTCGTCGCCCTCTGTGACCGCGCCAGTGACAAGCAGAAAGACGCCGAACAGTGCGAGCGCGAGTACAAACAGTTCCTCCAGGAGGTCGGCTTAGACCCGATGGCGGTCAACAATCGGGGTATCGAGGTCGTGGATTCAGCGGACGCTGAGACGACGATCTGA
- a CDS encoding pyridoxal phosphate-dependent decarboxylase family protein, producing the protein MNQSTIPQAGFIDPSGGNAAAVRDLAADVIDQLLEQLEAADNRSPLPEGSTIPSNTIPDSSRSQDDVLDDLETIVTDSMNPAHPGYIGHMDTMPTTVSVLGDLVASAVNNNMLSVEMSPVFSELEVQLTEQIADEFGLGPDAGGVLSSGGSLANLHALSVARNQAFDVHKKGLAGVDRKPVLFASEVAHTSLQKAAMLLGLGTEAVIPVETDDNSRMDPAALDQRIERAKRNGNAPFCIVATAGTTTTGNIDPLPAIRDIADEHDLWFHVDAAYGGALVFSDAERDRLDGIDAADSVTFNPQKWCYVAKTCAMSLFADADVLQEEFRIGAPYMRGDDAIPNRGELSVQGTRRAEILKLWLTFQHLGRDGLEQLIDEGYRLTTVICDRIVEHDSLELASKPELNLVCFRAVPEWCPPEERDDLNDRLQQTLLSEHDIFVSAPTYRDSRWLRVVLLNPFTGAETIQRLLSGIDEFLNEK; encoded by the coding sequence GTGAATCAGTCCACCATTCCGCAAGCGGGATTTATCGATCCGAGCGGTGGCAACGCTGCGGCCGTCCGTGACCTCGCTGCGGACGTCATCGATCAACTCCTCGAGCAACTCGAAGCAGCCGACAACCGATCGCCGTTGCCGGAGGGGTCGACCATCCCCTCGAATACGATCCCGGACTCGTCACGGTCCCAGGATGACGTGCTCGACGACCTCGAGACGATCGTTACTGACTCGATGAATCCCGCCCATCCCGGATACATCGGCCACATGGACACGATGCCGACGACGGTCTCCGTGTTGGGCGATCTCGTCGCATCGGCAGTCAACAACAACATGCTGAGCGTGGAGATGTCACCAGTGTTCTCCGAACTCGAGGTCCAGCTGACCGAGCAAATCGCCGACGAATTCGGTCTCGGGCCTGACGCCGGCGGGGTGCTTTCAAGCGGCGGCAGTCTGGCGAATCTCCACGCCCTCTCGGTCGCCCGGAATCAAGCCTTCGACGTGCACAAGAAAGGGCTCGCCGGTGTCGATCGCAAGCCAGTGTTGTTCGCGTCGGAGGTCGCACACACGTCGCTACAGAAAGCCGCTATGCTGCTCGGACTCGGGACCGAGGCCGTCATCCCGGTCGAGACGGACGACAACTCTCGAATGGATCCGGCCGCGCTGGACCAGCGGATCGAGCGGGCGAAACGGAACGGCAACGCACCGTTCTGTATCGTCGCGACAGCCGGGACAACGACAACGGGGAACATCGACCCGCTCCCAGCGATCCGGGATATCGCCGACGAACACGATCTGTGGTTCCACGTCGACGCGGCCTACGGCGGGGCCCTCGTGTTCTCAGACGCCGAACGCGACCGGCTCGATGGAATCGACGCTGCCGACTCGGTGACGTTCAACCCCCAGAAGTGGTGCTACGTCGCCAAGACCTGTGCGATGTCGCTGTTCGCGGACGCCGACGTCCTGCAGGAGGAGTTCCGGATCGGGGCCCCGTACATGCGTGGCGACGATGCAATCCCGAATCGCGGCGAACTGAGCGTGCAGGGGACACGACGGGCAGAAATCCTGAAACTCTGGCTTACCTTTCAGCATCTCGGCCGTGACGGACTCGAACAGCTGATCGACGAGGGCTATCGCCTGACGACCGTGATTTGCGACCGCATCGTCGAGCACGACAGTTTGGAACTCGCCAGCAAGCCAGAACTGAACCTCGTCTGCTTCCGGGCGGTGCCAGAATGGTGTCCGCCGGAGGAGCGCGACGACCTGAACGATCGACTCCAACAGACGCTGCTCTCCGAGCACGACATCTTCGTATCGGCACCGACATATCGTGACAGCCGATGGCTGCGAGTTGTCCTCCTGAACCCGTTCACCGGAGCGGAAACTATTCAGCGACTGTTGAGTGGGATTGATGAGTTCTTAAACGAAAAATGA
- a CDS encoding PIN domain-containing protein, with translation MRLVVDANVVISALIADSKTRELLVTIESSLLTPAFVRTEVANYEALIVEKSGMKPGRVEQFIDLLFQYIDVVSVDEFYPAIEPARAAIGDVDPDDVLYLACAVDQEAAIWSDDADFDEQNLVETYTTNEVLTSFETQ, from the coding sequence ATGAGGCTAGTAGTCGACGCAAACGTGGTCATTTCTGCACTCATCGCGGATTCGAAGACGCGGGAACTCCTCGTCACGATCGAATCCAGTCTGTTGACGCCCGCGTTCGTCCGTACCGAAGTCGCGAACTACGAGGCGCTGATCGTCGAAAAATCCGGAATGAAGCCCGGCAGAGTCGAACAGTTTATCGATCTTCTGTTCCAGTATATCGACGTCGTCTCCGTCGACGAATTTTATCCGGCCATCGAGCCGGCACGAGCAGCGATCGGCGACGTCGATCCGGACGATGTCCTGTATCTCGCGTGTGCGGTCGATCAGGAGGCAGCGATCTGGAGCGATGACGCTGACTTCGACGAACAGAATCTGGTCGAGACGTACACGACGAACGAGGTACTCACGTCGTTCGAAACGCAATAA
- a CDS encoding GNAT family N-acetyltransferase, whose protein sequence is MTDTVRVARPDDGAVVQAVARESWHAAYDDVVGAETVDRTIDRWYALDSLADTIMDAAGRDDATFLVFERVGSPNGDDAPHVDSARPGTDGDESTTTESEIVGFAHAGPHPDRTGTAKLSRIYARPRVWGEGIGSRLLERVERELGPHFETLWLEVLADNDVGVSFYEAQGFERVGEQESVLGDGEVREYIYEKGL, encoded by the coding sequence GTGACTGACACTGTCCGTGTGGCCCGCCCGGACGACGGGGCGGTCGTGCAGGCCGTCGCCCGCGAGAGTTGGCACGCCGCCTACGACGACGTCGTCGGGGCCGAGACGGTCGACCGGACGATCGACCGGTGGTACGCACTCGATTCGCTCGCCGACACTATCATGGACGCCGCCGGCCGGGACGACGCGACGTTTCTCGTCTTCGAGCGAGTGGGTTCACCCAACGGCGACGACGCCCCCCACGTCGACAGCGCTCGACCCGGTACAGACGGCGACGAGTCGACGACAACCGAGTCGGAAATCGTCGGCTTCGCCCACGCCGGCCCACACCCGGACCGCACAGGCACGGCGAAGCTCTCGCGGATCTACGCACGGCCGCGCGTCTGGGGCGAGGGCATCGGAAGTCGCCTCCTCGAACGTGTCGAACGCGAACTCGGTCCACACTTCGAGACGCTCTGGCTCGAGGTACTCGCCGACAACGACGTCGGCGTCTCGTTCTACGAGGCCCAGGGCTTCGAGCGGGTCGGCGAGCAGGAGAGCGTCCTCGGCGACGGCGAGGTGCGCGAGTACATCTACGAGAAGGGGCTGTGA
- the kdgK1 gene encoding bifunctional 2-dehydro-3-deoxygluconokinase/2-dehydro-3-deoxygalactonokinase, whose protein sequence is MSDLVTFGESLLRLSPPGDNRLEAATSFEVQAAGSESNVAVAAERLGAVSTWLSKLPETPLGKRVVGELHQYGIRTDVAWSRTGRVGTYYLETGGDPRGSNVVYDREGSAVTTATPDELNLDQLRDARVFFTSGITPALSPELRETTKYLLQAAREAGTTTALDVNYRRKLWSPQEAQETLTGLFPGVDVLIIAARDAKTVLGFEGDHRQLAHKLASQFDFTTVVVTRGSQGALAWHDSVVHDQDAFETDTIEPIGAGDAFTGAFLARRLAGNDVQRSLEYAAATAAIKRTIPGDVARLSQSEVESVVSDGVPMVSR, encoded by the coding sequence ATGAGCGATCTCGTCACGTTCGGCGAGTCGTTGCTCCGACTCTCACCGCCGGGAGACAACCGCCTCGAGGCAGCGACCTCCTTCGAGGTGCAGGCCGCAGGTTCGGAGAGTAACGTCGCCGTCGCGGCAGAACGGCTGGGCGCCGTCTCGACCTGGCTGTCGAAGCTCCCGGAGACGCCCCTCGGCAAGCGCGTCGTCGGAGAGTTACACCAGTACGGCATCCGGACCGACGTCGCCTGGAGTCGCACCGGCCGGGTCGGCACCTACTACCTCGAGACGGGTGGGGATCCCCGCGGGTCGAACGTCGTCTACGACCGTGAGGGGAGCGCCGTCACGACGGCGACACCGGACGAGCTCAATCTCGATCAGCTACGCGACGCCCGCGTCTTCTTTACGTCCGGTATCACGCCAGCGCTCTCGCCGGAACTGCGTGAGACGACGAAATACCTCCTCCAGGCGGCACGAGAGGCCGGAACGACGACCGCACTCGACGTCAACTACCGACGCAAGCTCTGGTCGCCCCAGGAGGCCCAGGAGACACTGACGGGACTCTTTCCCGGCGTCGACGTCCTGATCATCGCCGCTCGGGACGCAAAGACCGTCCTGGGATTCGAGGGCGACCACCGCCAGCTCGCACACAAACTGGCTTCGCAGTTCGACTTCACGACGGTCGTCGTGACGCGCGGGAGTCAGGGCGCACTCGCCTGGCACGATAGCGTCGTCCACGACCAGGACGCGTTCGAGACCGATACGATCGAGCCGATCGGCGCGGGCGACGCGTTCACCGGCGCGTTCCTCGCCCGCCGACTCGCCGGCAACGACGTCCAGCGCTCGCTGGAGTACGCCGCCGCGACGGCGGCGATCAAACGAACGATTCCGGGCGACGTGGCACGTCTTTCGCAGTCCGAGGTCGAATCGGTCGTCTCCGACGGCGTTCCGATGGTTTCGCGGTGA